One region of Bosea sp. 29B genomic DNA includes:
- a CDS encoding trypsin-like serine protease: MRGRTAIALAALATAFAAASPASAVVGGREGGPVAGATVMVLNARGGVCTGIVLSRRAILTAAHCADSRVDLRIHWREGGEPVLVEPTAIALHPEFNAKSVTNRQRSIDLALVRLSASLPARFSTATLVDGGLPRAGSPVTLSGYGVAREGDAKTTGTYRSAALATVEPYGPGKILLWASDPATGGKRPGAGACQGDSGGPIVAGSDGIVAVSSWSTGPSGKQCGLLSQGVLVAPQRGWIDRTLAGWGESADWTGAP, translated from the coding sequence ATGCGTGGCAGAACGGCGATTGCACTGGCGGCCCTGGCGACGGCATTTGCCGCAGCCAGCCCCGCCTCGGCCGTGGTCGGCGGGCGCGAGGGCGGGCCTGTCGCCGGCGCGACCGTAATGGTTCTCAATGCGCGCGGCGGCGTCTGCACCGGCATCGTGCTGTCACGCCGCGCCATCCTCACCGCCGCCCATTGCGCCGACTCCCGCGTCGATCTGCGCATCCACTGGCGCGAAGGCGGCGAGCCGGTCCTGGTCGAGCCGACGGCGATCGCGCTGCACCCCGAGTTCAACGCCAAATCCGTCACGAACCGGCAGCGCTCGATCGACCTCGCCTTGGTCAGGCTCAGCGCGTCTTTGCCGGCGCGCTTCTCGACCGCGACGCTGGTCGATGGCGGCCTGCCGCGCGCCGGCTCGCCGGTGACGTTGTCAGGCTATGGCGTTGCCCGCGAGGGCGATGCGAAGACGACCGGCACCTATCGCTCGGCCGCGCTTGCGACCGTCGAGCCTTACGGGCCCGGCAAGATCCTGCTCTGGGCCTCCGATCCGGCGACCGGCGGCAAACGCCCCGGCGCCGGAGCCTGCCAGGGCGATTCCGGTGGGCCGATCGTCGCGGGCTCGGACGGCATCGTCGCCGTCTCCAGCTGGTCGACCGGCCCGTCCGGCAAGCAATGCGGCCTGCTCAGCCAGGGCGTGCTGGTCGCGCCGCAACGCGGCTGGATCGATCGGACGCTGGCGGGTTGGGGCGAGAGCGCCGACTGGACCGGAGCACCTTGA
- a CDS encoding phage major capsid protein, which yields MTALNQAPETKATGEAAAIYDDLRYTLEAYRVTNDERLAELETRMGGDVLTGEKLARLDGALDETRRRLDRLSLDSRRPALGASDERDPAVAEHKAAFASYVRHGEATGLKRLEAKALSAGSGPDGGYLAPSAVEGEILRRLASVSPIRSIATVRTISSGTYKKAFSTTGPASGWVAETAARPQTGTPTLAELSFPAMELYAMPAATQTLLDDAIVDIDQWIAEEVESAFAEQEGAAFVTGDGVDKPKGFLAYPTVADTSWSWGNIGTLKTGVAGAFAASNPSDILVDLVYALKAGYRQNASFVMNRKTQAAVRKFKDSTGQYLWQPPAAAGAQATLLGFPVVEAEDMPNVATDSVSIAFGDFRRGYLVVDRAGVRILRDPYSAKPHVLFYTTKRVGGGVQDFAAIKGLKFSA from the coding sequence ATGACTGCGCTGAACCAGGCTCCCGAGACCAAGGCGACCGGCGAGGCCGCCGCCATCTATGACGATCTGCGCTATACGCTGGAGGCCTATCGCGTCACCAATGACGAGCGCCTGGCCGAGCTCGAGACCCGCATGGGCGGCGACGTGCTCACCGGCGAGAAGCTCGCCCGCCTCGACGGTGCGCTCGACGAGACCCGCCGCCGGCTCGACCGGCTCAGCCTCGACAGTCGCCGCCCGGCGCTGGGCGCGAGCGACGAGCGCGACCCGGCCGTGGCCGAGCACAAGGCGGCCTTCGCCTCTTACGTTCGCCATGGCGAGGCCACCGGCCTGAAGCGGCTCGAAGCCAAGGCGCTATCGGCCGGCTCCGGTCCGGATGGCGGCTATCTGGCGCCCTCGGCCGTCGAAGGCGAGATCCTGCGGCGCCTCGCCAGCGTCTCGCCGATCCGTTCGATCGCGACGGTGCGCACCATTTCCTCCGGCACCTACAAGAAGGCGTTCTCGACCACCGGCCCGGCCTCCGGCTGGGTGGCGGAGACGGCGGCGCGTCCACAGACCGGCACGCCGACGCTGGCCGAGCTCTCCTTCCCGGCGATGGAGCTCTACGCCATGCCGGCGGCGACGCAGACCCTGCTCGACGACGCCATCGTCGACATCGACCAGTGGATTGCCGAGGAGGTCGAGAGCGCCTTCGCCGAGCAGGAGGGCGCCGCCTTCGTCACGGGCGATGGCGTCGACAAGCCCAAGGGCTTCCTCGCCTATCCGACCGTTGCGGACACGAGCTGGAGCTGGGGCAATATCGGCACGCTGAAGACCGGCGTCGCCGGCGCCTTTGCCGCCTCGAACCCGTCCGACATCCTGGTCGATCTCGTCTATGCGCTGAAGGCCGGCTATCGCCAGAACGCCAGCTTCGTGATGAACCGCAAGACGCAGGCCGCGGTGCGCAAGTTCAAGGACTCGACCGGCCAGTATCTCTGGCAGCCGCCGGCCGCGGCGGGCGCGCAGGCGACGCTGCTCGGCTTTCCGGTCGTCGAGGCCGAGGACATGCCGAACGTCGCGACGGACTCGGTCTCGATCGCCTTCGGCGACTTCCGGCGCGGCTATCTCGTCGTCGACCGGGCGGGCGTGCGCATCCTGCGCGATCCCTATTCCGCCAAGCCGCACGTGCTGTTCTACACGACCAAGCGCGTCGGCGGCGGCGTGCAGGACTTCGCTGCGATCAAGGGGCTGAAGTTCTCGGCCTGA
- a CDS encoding phage portal protein, producing the protein MLNFLRNLRGPAAPEQKRSRVGPLIALHEAGRPVWTPRDYGALAREGYQRNPVVHRCVRLIAEAAAQTQLIAKVDGREMPEHPALALIERPNPRQGGIAFREMLYGHLLVAGNAYVEAASIDREPRELYALRPDRMRVVPGRDGWPESYDYTVGAQTIRFRQDEGALPPILHLSLFHPVDDHYGLSPVEAAACSLDVHNAAGAWHKALLDNAARPSGALVYDGPEGGTLTEAQFERLKQELEDGFQGARNAGRPLLLEGGLDWKPLSLSPAELDFVAAKGVAAREIALAFGVPPLLLGLPGDNTHANFAEANRAFWRQTLIPLVRRTAQSLAQWLGPAFGDALVLEPDLDAVEALAEERESLWRRVSAAGFLSEDEKREAVGYGRREVSS; encoded by the coding sequence ATGCTCAATTTCCTTCGCAACCTGCGCGGTCCTGCCGCGCCGGAACAGAAGCGCTCGCGCGTCGGGCCGCTGATCGCCTTGCATGAGGCCGGCCGCCCGGTCTGGACGCCGCGCGACTACGGCGCCCTTGCAAGAGAGGGCTACCAGCGCAATCCGGTGGTGCATCGCTGCGTCCGGCTGATCGCCGAGGCGGCGGCGCAGACTCAGCTGATCGCTAAGGTCGATGGGCGCGAGATGCCGGAGCATCCGGCGCTGGCGCTGATCGAGCGGCCCAATCCGCGCCAGGGCGGCATCGCCTTCCGCGAGATGCTCTACGGCCACCTGCTCGTCGCCGGGAATGCCTATGTCGAGGCGGCAAGTATCGACCGCGAGCCGCGCGAGCTCTATGCGCTCCGGCCCGACCGGATGCGCGTCGTCCCAGGCCGCGATGGCTGGCCTGAAAGCTATGACTATACGGTCGGCGCCCAGACCATCCGCTTCCGGCAGGACGAGGGCGCGCTGCCGCCGATCCTGCATCTGTCGCTGTTCCATCCGGTCGACGACCATTACGGTCTCTCGCCGGTCGAGGCGGCCGCCTGCTCGCTCGATGTCCACAATGCCGCCGGCGCCTGGCACAAGGCGCTGCTCGACAATGCGGCGCGGCCCTCCGGCGCCCTGGTCTATGACGGGCCGGAAGGCGGCACGCTGACCGAGGCGCAGTTCGAGCGGCTGAAGCAGGAGCTGGAGGACGGTTTCCAGGGCGCGCGCAATGCCGGGCGCCCGCTCCTGCTCGAAGGCGGGCTCGACTGGAAGCCGCTGTCGCTGTCGCCGGCCGAGCTCGATTTCGTCGCCGCCAAGGGCGTCGCCGCCCGCGAGATCGCGCTCGCCTTCGGCGTGCCGCCGCTGCTGCTCGGGCTGCCCGGCGACAACACTCACGCCAACTTCGCCGAGGCCAACCGCGCCTTCTGGCGCCAGACGCTGATCCCGCTGGTCAGGCGCACGGCCCAGTCGCTGGCGCAATGGCTCGGCCCGGCCTTCGGCGATGCGCTGGTGCTCGAGCCCGATCTCGATGCCGTCGAGGCGCTGGCGGAGGAGCGAGAATCTCTCTGGCGGCGGGTCTCCGCCGCCGGCTTCCTTAGCGAAGACGAGAAACGCGAAGCGGTCGGCTACGGCCGCCGGGAGGTGTCGTCATGA
- a CDS encoding HK97 family phage prohead protease: MRTATPGYPALAREAKFLAQPLARIEPDGAFEGYASLFRIADLGKDVVEPGAFRDSLARRGAGGIRMLWQHDPTQPIGRWLELREDSRGLYVRGRLSLAVARARELHALMRDGAVDGLSIGFRSQRARSEPRTGLRRLEKVDLWEISLVTFPMLPQARVSAVKALRPPEPVPISLHR, from the coding sequence ATGAGAACCGCGACGCCCGGTTATCCCGCATTGGCGCGGGAGGCCAAGTTCCTGGCGCAGCCGCTGGCGAGAATCGAGCCGGACGGCGCCTTCGAGGGCTATGCCAGCCTGTTCCGCATCGCCGATCTCGGCAAGGACGTGGTCGAGCCTGGCGCCTTCCGCGACAGCCTTGCCCGCCGCGGCGCCGGCGGCATCCGGATGCTCTGGCAGCATGATCCGACGCAGCCGATCGGCCGTTGGCTCGAACTGCGCGAGGATTCGCGCGGCCTCTATGTCCGCGGCCGGCTCTCGCTCGCCGTGGCGCGGGCCCGCGAGCTGCATGCGCTGATGCGCGACGGCGCCGTCGACGGGCTTTCGATCGGGTTCCGCTCGCAGCGTGCCCGCAGCGAACCGCGCACCGGCCTGCGCCGGCTGGAGAAGGTCGACCTCTGGGAGATCTCACTCGTCACCTTCCCGATGCTGCCGCAGGCCCGGGTCAGCGCCGTCAAGGCGCTGCGCCCGCCAGAGCCCGTTCCGATCAGCTTGCATCGCTAG
- a CDS encoding M20/M25/M40 family metallo-hydrolase, which yields MSQLPAVLSRLDADLDASLARLSSWLEIPSIGTDPAFDTQTRQAAEWLRRDLEGLGFKAELRETGGHPVVLAHRPKPGAPHALFYGHYDVQPVDPLELWDNDPFKPAVKEIEPGRKAILARGACDDKGQVMTFIEAIRATLAETGDLPIGLTVLVEGEEESGSVNLPGFIKANAAELKADFALVCDTGMWDRVTPLITSTLRGMVYQEVRLTAADRDLHSGLFGGAAANPIHVLTKIIAEIHDETGRITIPGFYDGVHEPTNAQKAEWADLNLTEKEFLGQVGLKHSVGERGRMLIEQIQSRPTCDVNGIWGGYTGEGSKTVIAAKASAKVSFRLVGDQDPAKIAAAFHQFVRERLPEDVTAEFISHSGSPALAVPVDSPVLQKARKALSEEWGGRVVSIGSGGSIPVGGDFKRTLGLDTLFVGFGLDDDRVHSPNEKYDLSSFHKGQRSWARILQALAS from the coding sequence CCTGGCTCGAAATCCCCTCGATCGGGACCGACCCGGCCTTCGATACGCAGACGCGCCAGGCAGCCGAATGGCTCCGTCGTGATCTGGAAGGCCTCGGCTTCAAGGCCGAACTGCGCGAGACCGGCGGCCATCCGGTCGTGCTTGCGCATCGCCCGAAGCCCGGCGCGCCGCATGCGCTGTTCTACGGCCACTATGACGTCCAGCCGGTCGATCCGCTCGAGCTCTGGGACAACGACCCATTCAAGCCGGCGGTCAAGGAGATCGAGCCCGGGCGGAAAGCGATCCTCGCCCGCGGCGCCTGCGACGACAAGGGTCAGGTCATGACCTTCATCGAGGCGATTCGCGCCACGCTCGCCGAGACCGGCGACCTGCCGATCGGCCTCACCGTCCTGGTCGAGGGCGAGGAGGAATCCGGCTCGGTCAACCTGCCGGGCTTCATCAAGGCCAATGCCGCCGAGCTGAAGGCCGATTTCGCGCTGGTCTGCGACACCGGCATGTGGGACCGCGTCACGCCGCTGATCACCTCGACCCTGCGCGGCATGGTCTATCAGGAGGTCAGGCTGACCGCGGCCGATCGCGACTTGCATTCGGGCCTGTTCGGCGGCGCCGCCGCGAACCCGATCCATGTGCTGACCAAGATCATCGCCGAGATCCATGACGAGACCGGCCGGATCACCATCCCCGGCTTCTATGACGGCGTGCACGAGCCGACCAATGCGCAGAAGGCCGAATGGGCCGATCTCAACCTGACCGAGAAGGAATTTCTTGGCCAGGTCGGGCTGAAGCACTCGGTCGGCGAGCGCGGCCGCATGCTGATCGAGCAGATCCAGTCGCGCCCGACCTGCGACGTCAATGGCATCTGGGGCGGCTATACCGGGGAGGGCTCGAAGACGGTGATCGCCGCCAAGGCCTCGGCCAAGGTCTCGTTCCGCCTCGTCGGCGATCAGGACCCGGCCAAGATCGCCGCCGCCTTCCACCAGTTCGTGCGCGAGCGCCTGCCGGAGGATGTCACCGCCGAGTTCATCAGCCATTCCGGCTCGCCAGCGCTGGCGGTGCCGGTCGATTCGCCGGTGTTGCAGAAGGCGCGCAAGGCGCTCTCCGAGGAATGGGGTGGCCGCGTCGTCTCGATCGGCAGCGGCGGCTCGATCCCCGTCGGCGGCGACTTCAAGCGCACGCTCGGGCTCGATACGCTCTTCGTCGGCTTCGGCCTCGACGACGACCGCGTCCACTCGCCGAACGAGAAGTACGATCTGTCCTCCTTCCACAAGGGCCAGCGCTCTTGGGCCCGCATCTTGCAAGCACTCGCCTCATGA
- a CDS encoding DUF3168 domain-containing protein yields the protein MSDAILPLRRAIHAHLSGDAGLTALIGAGRIHDEPPRAASGLYVVHGEVTAEDWSTGSDRGCEQKLSLVVWAGESTSSRKALEAAARIVASLEGTAPAPEGHRLVNLGWLSSKLARDPKTHLPTVTLTFRAVTEAL from the coding sequence ATGAGCGACGCCATCTTGCCACTGCGGCGGGCGATCCACGCACATCTCTCCGGCGATGCCGGGCTGACCGCGCTGATCGGGGCCGGCCGCATCCATGACGAGCCGCCACGCGCCGCGAGCGGGCTCTACGTCGTCCATGGCGAGGTCACGGCCGAGGACTGGTCGACCGGGAGCGATCGCGGCTGCGAGCAGAAGCTCTCGCTCGTCGTTTGGGCCGGGGAGAGCACCTCCTCGCGCAAGGCGCTCGAGGCGGCGGCACGCATCGTCGCCAGCCTGGAAGGCACCGCGCCCGCGCCGGAGGGCCACCGGCTGGTCAATCTCGGCTGGCTGTCCTCGAAGCTCGCCCGCGATCCCAAGACCCATCTGCCGACGGTGACGCTGACCTTCCGAGCCGTCACCGAGGCCCTCTGA
- a CDS encoding DUF1508 domain-containing protein, with product MYYVVYIDADRQWRWTLYAANNRKIANSGEGYHNKADCHHAIGLVCQSGSALVYER from the coding sequence ATGTACTACGTCGTCTATATCGATGCTGACCGCCAGTGGCGGTGGACTCTCTACGCCGCGAACAATCGGAAGATTGCGAACTCCGGCGAGGGCTACCACAACAAGGCCGACTGCCATCACGCTATCGGCCTTGTGTGTCAGTCCGGCTCTGCGCTGGTTTACGAGCGCTGA
- a CDS encoding phage major tail protein, TP901-1 family, with protein MPAQKGKDLLLKAADAGGSFVTVAGLRARQIAFNAEAVDVTHAESAGRWRELLAGAGMRRASISGAGIFKDEASDALVRQIFFDGAIRDWQVIVPDFGVITGPFQLSTLEYRGDHAAEVTFELSLESAGQLSFTLA; from the coding sequence ATGCCTGCCCAGAAAGGCAAGGATCTCTTGCTCAAGGCCGCCGATGCCGGCGGCAGCTTCGTCACCGTGGCGGGCCTGCGCGCCCGCCAGATCGCCTTCAATGCCGAGGCGGTCGACGTCACCCACGCGGAGTCGGCCGGACGCTGGCGCGAATTGCTGGCTGGGGCGGGCATGCGCCGCGCCAGCATCAGCGGCGCTGGCATCTTCAAGGACGAGGCTTCGGACGCGCTGGTCCGCCAGATCTTCTTCGACGGCGCGATCCGCGACTGGCAGGTGATCGTGCCCGATTTCGGTGTGATCACCGGGCCGTTCCAGCTCTCGACGCTGGAATATCGCGGCGACCATGCCGCCGAGGTCACTTTCGAGCTCTCGCTGGAATCGGCGGGGCAGCTCTCCTTCACGCTCGCCTGA
- a CDS encoding phage head closure protein: MIREISKGRPVGALRRRLVLEAPVETPDGAGGRLTGFEIVAAVWAQVEWLSGNERWRGERPEQAVSHRITLRWRVGVDAGQRLCDGDQVFDIRVVGDPDGGRRRLICLVEEVSR, from the coding sequence ATGATCAGGGAGATCAGTAAAGGCCGCCCCGTCGGCGCATTGCGCCGCCGGCTGGTGTTGGAGGCGCCCGTCGAGACGCCGGACGGCGCCGGCGGGCGGCTCACCGGCTTCGAGATTGTTGCTGCGGTCTGGGCCCAGGTCGAATGGCTTTCTGGGAATGAACGCTGGCGCGGCGAGCGGCCCGAGCAGGCGGTGAGCCACCGCATCACCCTGCGCTGGCGTGTCGGCGTCGATGCCGGCCAGCGCCTGTGCGATGGCGACCAGGTCTTCGACATCCGCGTGGTCGGCGATCCCGATGGCGGTCGCCGGCGCCTGATCTGCCTGGTCGAGGAGGTCAGCCGATGA
- a CDS encoding TIGR00730 family Rossman fold protein, with translation MKSVCVFCGSSPGHDPIHAERARAMGTAIAQRGLTLVYGGGAVGLMGIVANAALEAGGEVHGVIPRALREKEVGHNKLTRLDVVETMHIRKARMAELSDGFIAMSGGIGTFEEIFEIWTWSQLGIHGKPLGFLNIDGFYDALAAFLDNTTKAGFMWQAHRDMAMMETDPAALLDKMDAYQPQTQIKWVEKTEV, from the coding sequence ATGAAATCCGTTTGTGTCTTCTGCGGCTCGAGTCCGGGCCATGATCCCATCCATGCCGAGCGCGCCCGCGCCATGGGCACGGCCATCGCCCAGCGCGGCCTGACGCTGGTCTATGGCGGCGGTGCCGTTGGCCTGATGGGCATCGTCGCCAATGCCGCGCTCGAAGCCGGCGGCGAGGTCCATGGCGTGATCCCGCGGGCGCTGCGCGAGAAGGAGGTCGGCCACAACAAGCTGACCCGGCTCGACGTGGTCGAGACCATGCACATCCGCAAGGCGCGCATGGCCGAGCTCTCCGACGGCTTCATCGCCATGTCTGGTGGCATCGGCACCTTCGAGGAGATCTTCGAGATCTGGACGTGGAGCCAGCTCGGCATCCACGGCAAGCCGCTCGGCTTCCTCAACATCGATGGATTCTACGACGCGCTCGCCGCCTTCCTCGACAACACGACGAAGGCCGGCTTCATGTGGCAGGCTCATCGCGACATGGCGATGATGGAGACCGATCCGGCGGCGCTGCTCGACAAGATGGACGCCTACCAGCCGCAGACCCAGATCAAATGGGTGGAGAAGACGGAGGTTTGA
- a CDS encoding IS1595 family transposase, which yields MSAALDNPIFTDADKAREHLEAQRWPNGAICPHCGNADPAKITGLKGKAHRAGLYQCAECREQFTVTVGTVFERSKIPLNKWMLAVHLMCASKKGMSAHQLHRMLGVTYKTAWFMCHRIREAMRDDTRGPMGGEGQIVEADETYFGKTEYQPKLNTRGEPFIKKGKGGPSGKRAVVALVERGGRVRSFHVDKANAESVREIVVTNIRRESRLHTDESRLYTVVGTEFARHDTVRHSAKEYARGDVHTNTIEGVFSIFKRGMKGIYQHCAEKHLHRYLAEFDFRYNNRVKLGINDTMRAENALKGITGKRLTYRRPPNAVIA from the coding sequence ATGTCTGCCGCCCTCGACAACCCGATCTTCACAGACGCCGACAAGGCCCGCGAGCACCTTGAAGCGCAGCGTTGGCCGAACGGCGCGATCTGCCCTCATTGCGGCAATGCAGATCCTGCGAAGATCACCGGCTTGAAGGGCAAAGCCCACCGCGCCGGCCTCTATCAGTGCGCCGAATGCCGCGAGCAGTTCACCGTCACGGTCGGCACCGTGTTCGAGCGCTCCAAAATCCCGCTCAACAAGTGGATGCTCGCCGTGCACCTCATGTGCGCCAGCAAGAAGGGCATGAGCGCCCATCAGCTCCACCGCATGCTTGGCGTCACCTACAAGACCGCTTGGTTCATGTGCCACCGCATCCGCGAGGCCATGCGTGATGACACGCGCGGCCCGATGGGCGGTGAAGGCCAGATTGTCGAGGCCGATGAAACCTATTTCGGCAAGACCGAGTATCAGCCCAAACTCAACACGCGCGGCGAGCCCTTCATCAAGAAGGGCAAGGGCGGCCCGTCAGGTAAGCGCGCGGTCGTCGCCCTGGTCGAGCGCGGCGGCCGTGTTCGTTCCTTCCATGTCGATAAGGCCAACGCTGAGAGCGTGCGCGAGATCGTCGTCACCAACATTCGCCGCGAAAGCCGCCTGCACACGGACGAGAGCCGCCTTTACACCGTTGTCGGCACTGAGTTCGCCCGCCACGACACCGTGCGCCACAGCGCCAAGGAGTACGCTCGCGGCGACGTTCACACCAACACGATCGAAGGCGTCTTCTCAATCTTCAAGCGCGGCATGAAGGGCATCTATCAGCACTGCGCTGAGAAGCACCTGCACCGTTACCTTGCCGAGTTCGACTTTCGCTACAACAACCGCGTGAAGCTCGGCATCAACGACACGATGCGCGCTGAGAACGCCTTGAAGGGCATCACCGGCAAGCGCCTTACCTATCGCAGACCTCCGAATGCCGTGATCGCATAA
- a CDS encoding trypsin-like serine protease, producing MTSPKRAATVAIAFCAGLQMAAPAQAVIGGVQSRAVDGVRASTLRVETSRGELCSGAAISSELVLTAAHCLMTGGSVRVISLDKRFRNRTHAVAAVLPHPTFVPGTTPRTQPGADLALLRLATPLPADIQPLTLGSGLWQGETVTMAGFGLASETNKKTARTLREVTLVNAGNYTTANTVKVAVDTENRGEILGAGACRGDSGGPVLRGPPGSRDLVGIVSWSSGPLSSRVKMICGGFTAITPINDHRAWIAEASERLLNYGDEPRQAGENARPSASYSWWFGR from the coding sequence ATGACCTCTCCGAAGCGCGCCGCGACTGTCGCAATCGCTTTTTGCGCGGGCCTGCAGATGGCTGCGCCGGCCCAAGCGGTGATCGGCGGCGTACAGTCACGAGCCGTCGACGGCGTGCGCGCCTCGACCTTGCGGGTCGAGACCAGCCGCGGCGAGCTCTGCTCCGGCGCGGCGATCTCCTCCGAACTCGTGCTCACCGCGGCGCATTGCCTGATGACCGGCGGCTCGGTCCGCGTGATCAGCCTCGACAAGCGCTTCCGCAACCGCACGCATGCCGTCGCGGCCGTGCTGCCGCACCCGACCTTCGTGCCCGGCACGACGCCACGCACCCAGCCGGGCGCTGACCTCGCGCTGCTGCGCCTTGCCACGCCGCTGCCGGCCGACATCCAGCCACTGACGCTCGGCAGCGGCCTGTGGCAAGGCGAGACCGTGACCATGGCCGGCTTCGGCCTCGCCTCGGAGACGAACAAGAAGACGGCGCGCACGCTGCGCGAAGTCACCCTGGTCAACGCCGGCAACTACACCACCGCCAACACGGTCAAGGTCGCGGTCGACACCGAGAACCGAGGCGAGATCCTCGGTGCCGGCGCCTGCCGCGGCGATTCCGGCGGACCGGTGCTGCGCGGCCCGCCCGGATCGCGCGATCTCGTCGGCATCGTTTCCTGGTCGAGCGGGCCGCTAAGCTCGCGCGTCAAGATGATCTGCGGCGGCTTCACCGCGATCACGCCGATCAACGATCATCGCGCCTGGATCGCCGAGGCGAGCGAGCGGCTGCTCAACTACGGCGACGAACCGCGCCAGGCGGGCGAGAACGCACGCCCGAGCGCGAGCTACAGCTGGTGGTTCGGCCGCTGA
- a CDS encoding gene transfer agent family protein, with the protein MVNRYRGEVALMVEGRALPMRLTLGALAELEDAFSVENLPALGERFAAGRLSARDITRILSAGLRGAGGALATDEVAALSFDGGLNGAIAAAITLLDVTFAPAGEGAEVRPPSPPVT; encoded by the coding sequence ATGGTCAATCGCTACAGGGGCGAAGTCGCCCTGATGGTGGAGGGGCGGGCGCTGCCGATGCGGCTCACCCTGGGAGCGCTCGCCGAACTCGAGGATGCGTTTTCGGTCGAGAACCTGCCGGCGCTGGGCGAGCGCTTCGCGGCTGGCCGGCTCTCGGCCCGCGACATCACGCGCATCCTCTCTGCAGGCTTACGCGGTGCCGGCGGTGCGCTGGCCACGGATGAGGTCGCAGCGCTTTCCTTCGACGGCGGGCTCAACGGCGCCATCGCCGCGGCGATCACCTTGCTCGACGTCACCTTCGCGCCGGCAGGCGAGGGGGCGGAGGTCCGCCCTCCGTCGCCGCCGGTCACCTAG
- a CDS encoding terminase family protein produces METASPEEQQIILTTWATWARVDQFPASHDDWFTWLVLGGRGAGKTRTGAEWVRGAALGRWPFATEPVGRIALVGETQAQVRDVMIEGVSGLLAIHHRWERPVWSPSRRRLEWGNGAIAQVFTAEDPEGLRGPQFGAAWSDELAKWPNLQETWDMLQLGLRLGDRPRQVVTTTPRPLPLIKRLLGDPRVAVSRAATSANRFNLAPSFLDSVQQAYGGTRLGRQELEGEIVEESADALWSRALIEERREGEAPPLARIVVAIDPPASSSKRADSCGLVAAGIDRDGIGHVLADGTLAGARPHEWAQAAVALYRRLEADALVVEVNQGGEMAGSVIREVDPGVPVTPVRASRGKFLRAEPVAALYAQGRVRHAGAFPALEDEMCDFGPTGLSSGRSPDRLDALVWALTHLMLGPKGRPRVRGL; encoded by the coding sequence ATGGAGACGGCCTCACCTGAAGAACAACAGATTATCCTGACGACCTGGGCCACTTGGGCGCGCGTGGATCAATTCCCCGCCTCACATGACGATTGGTTCACTTGGCTCGTTCTTGGCGGACGAGGCGCCGGCAAGACACGAACCGGTGCCGAATGGGTGCGTGGTGCGGCGCTGGGGCGCTGGCCGTTCGCGACCGAACCCGTCGGTCGTATTGCCCTCGTCGGTGAGACGCAGGCGCAGGTTCGCGACGTGATGATCGAGGGCGTCTCCGGCCTGCTGGCGATCCATCATCGCTGGGAGAGGCCGGTCTGGTCGCCATCGCGCCGCCGGCTCGAATGGGGCAATGGCGCGATCGCGCAGGTGTTCACCGCCGAGGACCCGGAGGGACTGCGCGGGCCGCAATTCGGCGCCGCCTGGTCCGACGAGCTGGCGAAGTGGCCGAACCTTCAGGAGACCTGGGACATGCTGCAACTCGGCCTGAGACTCGGCGACCGGCCGCGTCAGGTGGTGACGACGACGCCGCGTCCGCTGCCGCTGATCAAGCGGTTGCTCGGTGACCCGCGTGTCGCGGTCAGCCGGGCGGCGACCAGCGCCAACCGCTTCAACCTGGCGCCGAGTTTTCTCGACAGCGTGCAGCAGGCGTATGGCGGCACCCGGCTCGGCCGGCAGGAGCTCGAAGGCGAGATCGTCGAGGAGAGCGCGGATGCGCTCTGGAGCCGAGCACTGATCGAGGAGCGCCGCGAGGGTGAAGCGCCGCCGCTGGCGCGGATCGTGGTGGCGATCGATCCGCCGGCCTCCTCGTCGAAGCGGGCCGATAGCTGCGGGCTCGTCGCAGCCGGGATCGATCGCGACGGCATCGGCCATGTGCTGGCGGATGGGACGCTTGCCGGAGCCAGGCCGCATGAATGGGCTCAAGCGGCCGTCGCGCTCTATCGCCGGCTGGAGGCCGATGCGCTGGTCGTCGAGGTCAACCAGGGCGGCGAGATGGCGGGAAGCGTCATCCGCGAGGTTGATCCGGGCGTCCCGGTGACGCCGGTTCGCGCCTCGCGCGGAAAATTCCTCCGGGCGGAGCCTGTGGCGGCGTTGTATGCGCAGGGCCGGGTCCGTCATGCCGGCGCGTTTCCCGCGCTGGAAGACGAGATGTGCGACTTCGGCCCGACGGGGCTGAGCTCAGGCCGCTCGCCCGACCGGCTCGACGCCCTGGTCTGGGCGCTGACGCATCTGATGCTCGGGCCGAAGGGCCGGCCGCGGGTGAGGGGACTTTAG